One Streptomyces lincolnensis genomic region harbors:
- the ffh gene encoding signal recognition particle protein, translating into MFDTLSDRLSATFKNLRGKGRLSEADIDATAREIRIALLEADVALPVVRTFIKNVKERALGAEVSKALNPAQQVLKIVNDELVTILGGETRRLRFAKQPPTVIMLAGLQGAGKTTLAGKLGRWLKEQGHSPLLVAADLQRPNAVNQLSVVADRAEVAVFAPEPGNGVGDPVKVAKDSIEHAKSKVHDIVIVDTAGRLGIDQDMMRQAADIRDAVSPDEILFVVDAMIGQDAVNTAEAFRDGVGFDGVVLSKLDGDARGGAALSIRQITGKPIMFASNGEKLEDFDAFHPDRMASRILDMGDLLTLIEQAEKTFSQEEAAQMASKLASKKGQDFTLDDFLAQMEQVRKMGSISKLLGMLPGMGQIKDQINNLDERDVDRTAAIIKSMTPAERQDATIINGSRRARIAKGSGVEVSAVKNLVERFFEARKMMSRMAQGGGMPGMPGVPGMGGGPGRQKKQVKKAKGKQRSGNPMKRKQQEQEEADRRAAAAQGGAFGVPGQQQPQDFELPDEFKKFMG; encoded by the coding sequence GTGTTCGATACTCTTTCCGATCGCCTCTCAGCGACTTTCAAGAACCTGCGCGGCAAGGGACGGCTCTCCGAGGCGGACATCGACGCCACCGCGCGCGAGATCCGCATCGCCCTCCTCGAAGCGGACGTGGCGCTGCCGGTCGTCCGGACGTTCATCAAGAACGTCAAGGAGCGGGCCCTCGGCGCCGAGGTCTCCAAGGCGCTGAACCCGGCCCAGCAGGTCCTGAAGATCGTCAACGACGAGCTCGTCACGATCCTCGGCGGCGAGACCCGGCGCCTGCGCTTCGCCAAGCAGCCCCCGACCGTGATCATGCTCGCGGGTCTCCAGGGTGCCGGTAAGACCACCCTCGCGGGCAAGCTCGGCCGCTGGCTCAAGGAGCAGGGCCACTCGCCCCTCCTGGTCGCCGCCGACCTCCAGCGTCCCAATGCCGTCAACCAGCTCAGCGTGGTCGCCGACCGCGCCGAGGTCGCCGTCTTCGCCCCCGAGCCGGGCAACGGCGTGGGCGACCCGGTCAAGGTCGCCAAGGACTCCATCGAGCACGCGAAGTCGAAGGTCCACGACATCGTGATCGTGGACACCGCCGGCCGCCTGGGCATCGACCAGGACATGATGCGGCAGGCCGCGGACATCCGGGACGCGGTCTCTCCGGACGAGATCCTCTTCGTCGTCGACGCGATGATCGGTCAGGACGCGGTCAACACCGCCGAGGCCTTCCGTGACGGCGTCGGCTTCGACGGCGTGGTGCTCTCCAAGCTCGACGGTGACGCCCGCGGTGGTGCGGCCCTGTCGATCCGGCAGATCACCGGCAAGCCGATCATGTTCGCGTCGAACGGCGAGAAGCTCGAGGACTTCGACGCCTTCCACCCGGACCGGATGGCCTCCCGCATCCTCGACATGGGTGACCTGCTCACCCTGATCGAGCAGGCGGAGAAGACGTTCAGCCAGGAAGAGGCCGCTCAGATGGCCTCCAAGCTGGCGTCCAAGAAGGGCCAGGACTTCACCCTGGACGACTTCCTGGCCCAGATGGAACAGGTCAGGAAGATGGGCAGCATCTCCAAGCTGCTCGGCATGCTCCCGGGCATGGGCCAGATCAAGGACCAGATCAACAACCTGGACGAGCGGGACGTCGACCGCACGGCCGCGATCATCAAGTCGATGACCCCGGCCGAGCGCCAGGACGCGACGATCATCAACGGCTCGCGCCGCGCCCGTATCGCCAAGGGCTCCGGTGTCGAGGTCAGTGCGGTCAAGAACCTGGTCGAGCGGTTCTTCGAGGCCCGCAAGATGATGTCCCGCATGGCCCAGGGCGGCGGCATGCCGGGGATGCCCGGGGTGCCGGGCATGGGCGGCGGCCCCGGCCGGCAGAAGAAGCAGGTGAAGAAGGCCAAGGGCAAGCAGCGCTCCGGCAACCCGATGAAGCGCAAGCAGCAGGAGCAGGAGGAGGCCGACCGTCGCGCCGCGGCGGCCCAGGGCGGTGCCTTCGGTGTGCCCGGCCAGCAGCAGCCTCAGGACTTCGAGCTGCCGGACGAGTTCAAGAAGTTCATGGGCTGA
- the ftsH gene encoding ATP-dependent zinc metalloprotease FtsH codes for MTNPAPPRKSPDQPWRTEGTPEEPPKPSPGGRKMRGGWWNLVLTALVVYLIANLVLSFFNDGDEPTISYTEFSRQVDDGNVTKIYAKGDAIQGQLKKAQDNPEGDGTYTKFKTERPTFADDRLWEDLTKHDVTVTAEPVVQQRSFLANLLIALAPMLILVVLWIVIARRMRAGMGGAGGMLGRKAPPKPVELEAGEKRTTFQDVAGIDEVEGELNDVVDFLKNPDAYRRMGAKMPRGVLLAGPPGTGKTLLARAVAGEAGVPFFSASASEFIEMIVGVGASRVRELFAEARKVAPSIIFIDEIDTIGRARGGGSGMGGHDEREQTLNQILTEMDGFSGSEGVIVIAATNRADVLDPALTRPGRFDRVVMVSPPDRGGREAILEIHTRAIPLAEDVDLAQVARTTPGMTGAELANLANEAALLAVKRQQERVTQSDLSEALEKVQLGAERPLVMPEEERRRTAYHESGHALLGMLRPGADPVRKITIVPRGRALGVTLSTPDADKYAYTEDYLRGRIIGALGGMAAEQVVYGVITTGAENDLEQVTGIARGMVARWGMSDRVGRLSALPNDAQQAYGLAAAPQTLDVIDAEMRRIVDECYDEACRELRDHRDQLDALAEALLANETLEEKEAYRIAGVTRLRKETDG; via the coding sequence ATGACCAACCCTGCGCCGCCGCGCAAGTCGCCCGACCAGCCCTGGCGTACCGAAGGCACCCCCGAGGAGCCGCCGAAGCCGTCACCGGGCGGACGGAAGATGCGCGGCGGCTGGTGGAACCTGGTCCTGACCGCTCTGGTCGTGTACCTGATCGCCAACCTGGTGCTGTCGTTCTTCAACGACGGTGACGAGCCGACGATCTCCTACACCGAGTTCAGCAGGCAGGTCGACGACGGCAACGTCACCAAGATCTACGCCAAGGGCGACGCCATCCAGGGCCAGCTGAAGAAGGCGCAGGACAACCCCGAGGGCGACGGGACCTACACCAAGTTCAAGACCGAGCGGCCGACCTTCGCGGACGACCGGCTCTGGGAGGACCTGACCAAGCACGACGTCACCGTCACGGCCGAGCCGGTCGTCCAGCAGCGCAGCTTTCTGGCCAATCTGCTGATCGCCCTCGCCCCGATGCTGATCCTCGTCGTGCTGTGGATCGTCATCGCCCGGCGGATGCGCGCGGGCATGGGCGGCGCGGGCGGCATGCTCGGCCGCAAGGCCCCGCCCAAGCCGGTCGAGCTGGAGGCGGGGGAGAAGCGCACCACCTTCCAGGACGTGGCCGGCATCGACGAGGTCGAGGGCGAGCTCAACGACGTCGTCGACTTCCTGAAGAACCCGGACGCCTATCGCCGTATGGGCGCCAAGATGCCGCGGGGCGTACTGCTGGCGGGGCCGCCCGGCACCGGCAAGACGCTGCTGGCCCGCGCGGTGGCCGGTGAGGCGGGCGTGCCGTTCTTCTCCGCGTCCGCCTCCGAGTTCATCGAGATGATCGTCGGTGTCGGCGCCTCGCGGGTGCGGGAACTGTTCGCCGAGGCCCGCAAGGTGGCCCCGTCGATCATCTTCATCGACGAGATCGACACCATCGGCCGGGCCCGCGGCGGCGGCTCCGGCATGGGCGGCCACGACGAGCGCGAGCAGACGCTGAACCAGATCCTCACCGAGATGGACGGCTTCTCCGGCTCGGAGGGCGTCATCGTGATCGCCGCGACCAACCGGGCCGACGTCCTGGACCCGGCCCTGACCCGCCCCGGCCGCTTCGACCGGGTGGTCATGGTCTCGCCCCCCGACCGCGGCGGCCGCGAGGCCATCCTGGAGATCCACACCCGCGCGATCCCGCTCGCCGAGGACGTCGACCTCGCCCAGGTCGCCCGCACGACCCCCGGCATGACCGGCGCCGAACTGGCCAACCTCGCCAACGAGGCCGCCCTGCTCGCGGTCAAGCGCCAGCAGGAGCGGGTCACGCAGAGCGACCTCTCGGAGGCGCTGGAGAAGGTCCAACTGGGCGCCGAACGCCCGCTGGTGATGCCCGAGGAGGAGCGCCGGCGCACCGCCTACCACGAGAGCGGACACGCCCTGCTCGGCATGCTGCGACCCGGCGCCGACCCGGTCCGCAAGATCACCATCGTCCCGCGCGGCAGGGCGCTCGGCGTGACGCTCTCGACGCCGGACGCGGACAAGTACGCGTACACCGAGGACTACCTGCGCGGCCGGATCATCGGCGCCCTCGGCGGCATGGCGGCCGAACAGGTCGTCTACGGCGTGATCACCACCGGTGCCGAGAACGACCTCGAACAGGTCACGGGCATCGCCCGCGGCATGGTCGCCCGCTGGGGCATGAGCGACCGCGTCGGCCGCCTCTCCGCCCTCCCCAACGACGCCCAGCAGGCGTACGGCCTCGCCGCCGCACCCCAGACCCTCGACGTGATCGACGCCGAGATGCGACGGATCGTCGACGAGTGCTACGACGAGGCGTGCCGCGAACTCCGCGACCACCGCGACCAGTTGGACGCCCTCGCCGAAGCCCTGCTGGCGAACGAGACGTTGGAGGAGAAGGAGGCGTACCGGATCGCGGGGGTCACACGGTTGC